Proteins encoded together in one Larus michahellis chromosome 4, bLarMic1.1, whole genome shotgun sequence window:
- the LOC141742891 gene encoding uncharacterized protein LOC141742891, whose amino-acid sequence MVGFQKEGFLKSSTSQGRDQLPVQVADVTGEQDGEVPGSSGQASRHRGSSPSTPAEEQESSVPASDEDSPARTTESWQWPLSSSETHSNVGEDFEGFQTPARTPECTMDIQSPGDQSLSRTPQFESDSPEEEGNDEMNEEHRGVEPVPRDRGWRGQPQLTEGEKLLMETNSRIVQLLENIKREHAQSMGLMSQSMGRMELQLGIVATSTRAIHNYLSEILAFLKQPRTQVLETRISQRATPHVELTCASTWTGEDAVASSTVCLPGAEGTSDSREPPQATLPCRSGRLQRAITERASLPMPTRQAKGGGKKK is encoded by the exons ATGGTGGGATTTCAAAAGGAGGGATTCTTAAAGAGCAGCACATCTCAGGGGAGGGATCAACTGCCAGTCCAAGTGGCAG ATGTCACTGGGGAACAAGATGGGGAGGTTCCTGGATCCTCGGGGCAAGCCAGCCGTCACCGAGGGAGCTCACCGTCCACGCCGGCCGAAGAACAGGAATCTTCGGTGCCTGCCTCTGACGAAGACTCGCCGGCCAGGACCACAGAGAGCTGGCAGTGGCCGTTGTCCTCGTCTGAAACGCACAGCAACGTTGGGGAGGATTTTGAGGGATTTCAAACGCCAGCGCGGACTCCGGAGTGTACCATGGACATACAGTCTCCCGGGGATCAGTCACTCAGTAGGACTCCTCAGTTTGAAAGTGACTCTcctgaggaggagggaaatgaTGAAATGAATGAAGAGCACCGCGGTGTTGAGCCTGTCCCTAGGGATCGGGGTTGGAGAGGGCAGCCCCAGCTAACAGAGGGAGAGAAGCTGTTGATGGAAACCAACAGTAGGATTGTGCAGCTGCTGGAAAATATCAAGAGGGAGCATGCACAGTCCATGGGTCTCATGTCGCAGTCCATGGGCCGTATGGAGCTGCAGCTGGGCATTGTGGCTACCTCCACAAGAGCCATCCATAACTACCTGTCAGAGATTTTAGCTTTCCTCAAGCAGCCAAGGACGCAGGTCCTTGAAACACGCATCTCCCAAAGAGCCACCCCTCATGTCGAGTTAACCTGTGCCTCGACATGGACTGGTGAGGACGCAGTGGCATCCTCCACTGTGTGCTTACCAGGGGCCGAAGGGACGAGCGACTCTCGAGAACCACCGCAGGCCACGCTGCCTTGTCGCAGTGGCCGGCTGCAGAGAGCCATAACCGAGAGGGCCTCGTTGCCCATGCCTACACGCCAGGcaaaagggggagggaagaaaaagtaa